The Sinomicrobium kalidii region TGTAAAAACATTTCCTTAGGGTACACCTTTCCCAAAGAGCTCACGCAAAAAATACATATCAATTCCCTTCGGATTTACGCGAATGTTACCAATGCATTTATCATTACCAAATACAAAGGAATGGATCCCGAGATCGGGTCCTGGGATCCGCTTAACGCCGGTGTGGACAATGGTTTCTATCCCCAGTCGCGTGTATTTTCGGTTGGTGCAAGCATTACTCTTAACAAATAAAAACAGAAAACCATGAAATTCAAATATATCATAGTGTATTCCCTCATCGCAGCTACAGGGCTTTTGGTGTCCTGTGGTGAGGATTTTCTTGAGCGTGCTCCTTTATCGGAGATCAGTACAGAAAACTTTTATCAGACCCCCGAAGACCTGAGACTGGCAACTGCGGCTTTATACGGGGGTGCGCCATGGGCCGACTGGAATTATAATTGTTATTTGCCCGTAGGCGAGGTGCTTAGCGGCAATATGGCCGTAGGTTATTGGGGCGATGCGGTTCAGCTGAATACGTTCTCCGTAACCGGGTTGAATGAGATCATGATAGCGAACTGGAAGTCCATGTACAAGGTTATTGCCCATTGCAATACCACCATTAATGCCATACAGGAAAAAGCACCGCCTTCCATTCCTGAAGAGGACAGGAACGCTGCCATTGCCGAGGCGAGGTTTATACGTGGATTTGCTTATTACAATCTGGCTTTGTTGTGGGGGCCGGTCCCCATTATAGAGGATAACACCAGCCTGATCGGCGCTCCCCTGGTTTACAGAAATAAAGTTAACGACGTATACCAGTTTGTGGTGAATGACCTCACTTTTGCGGAGAGCCACCTCCCCGATTCCGATACGAAAGGGAGGCTAACCACCTGGTCTGCACAGGGTATGTTAGCTAAAGTCTATTTGACATGGGCAGGGCTGAATTCGGAAGGCTCCGGCCAGCGCGACCAGGCATTACTGGACAAGGCCAGATCTTATGCCGGCAATGTCTGTAAAAACAGCGGGCTGACGTTGCTGGACAATTATGCAAACCTCTTCAAGACCGAGTACAATGACAACCAGGAATCATTGTTTGCTTTGCAATGGGCGCCGGGCCTCGGCTGGCTGGAGGGCAACATGCTACAGGTATATTCCCCCGGCGGCCCTGAAATATCGGCCAACGGACAGGCGGGCTGGTTTAATATCGAGCCTACTATCGATATGTTTGCTTTATACACAGAGCAGGATTCCATAAGACGCAAGGCCACTTTTATGCTGAGAGGCGATTATTACCCCGAG contains the following coding sequences:
- a CDS encoding RagB/SusD family nutrient uptake outer membrane protein — its product is MKFKYIIVYSLIAATGLLVSCGEDFLERAPLSEISTENFYQTPEDLRLATAALYGGAPWADWNYNCYLPVGEVLSGNMAVGYWGDAVQLNTFSVTGLNEIMIANWKSMYKVIAHCNTTINAIQEKAPPSIPEEDRNAAIAEARFIRGFAYYNLALLWGPVPIIEDNTSLIGAPLVYRNKVNDVYQFVVNDLTFAESHLPDSDTKGRLTTWSAQGMLAKVYLTWAGLNSEGSGQRDQALLDKARSYAGNVCKNSGLTLLDNYANLFKTEYNDNQESLFALQWAPGLGWLEGNMLQVYSPGGPEISANGQAGWFNIEPTIDMFALYTEQDSIRRKATFMLRGDYYPELNAAGGGFTFDSHTGLKKHIIGTNVDNNAPTMTMTSSTEHNSLLRLADVYLLYAEAILGNNAATSDADALFYFNEVRTRAGLDPVASIDADMLLKERRIELAAEGQFWNDLVRLSYYDPQKAIGILNNEQRVPFDYEDGTATPRDPYGEITPATVNTFRFPLPSSEITANPKLLEPPVSYSF